The nucleotide sequence acccaaaactgggtcatgatttttgaaatttttcaaaaagtataattCAGCTCGACAATTTGGGGGGCGGGCTGTTTTTAGTTACTAGATGAGCtgaaattttacgagaaattcgaatatttccacgaaaatattttgaaaggattttggataaattttgagcacaaaattgggttttatgattttttggatttttgaaaatgtgtgatTCGACCCATcgaaataggttaaaatttcacgaaaaaatcaaatattttcacgaaaatgggttttgagcattttttaaaaataattatgagttcaaaaatgggtcatgatttttgggatttctgaaaaagtttcatGATTACTtacgaaaaaaagttgaaatttcgcaagaaaataaaatatttccacgaaaatgttttttgagaattttttgaaaaattttgagccgaaaattgaatcatgatttttgaatttttgaaaaagtgtaattcGACCTATCAGAATGGATTAAACAAACTTTCACgataaaatcaagtttttctataaaaatatttttgaaaaattttgagccttaaattgagtcatgatgcttgaggtttttgaaaaaataatgcgaCTCAtcaaaacgggttaaaattttacaagtgatttaaaattttctattgaaacgttttttgagtatttttgaaaaattttgagctcaaaattggatcatgatttttggtgtttttgaaaaacgattgGTGGCGTCAAACTTTTTCACGACTAATTAAAAAATGGACTTAATCTTAGactccaaaattttcagaagtgcTTAAAAAAAGATTTAACAACAtgtttggtgggggggggggttgattttttcGTAAAGTTTCAATAGGTCGCATgacattctttttcaaaaataccaaaaatcatgacctaattttgggctcaaaattattctgaaatgctgaaaaaacattttcgtggaaatattaTTTGATCTTATCGCAAAACTTCAATCTAATGTAAAAGGTCTTGGTGAACTTTTTCaagaatcccaaaaatcatgaccgaattttgatcttaaaatttttcagaaatgttcaaaaaatcctttttgtacaaatatttgattttctcgcgaaatttcaacctattttgattggtcgaattgctatgtttcaaaaatctcaaaaatcatgactcaattttgggctcaaaatttttcaaaattactcaaaaaatcttttttgtgCAAATATatgattttctcgcaaaatttaaaaaatctcaagaatcatgacccaattttgggcttagaatttttcataaatactCAAAAGAATTTTTCTGTGCCAatatacgattttttaaaacgaaatttcaacttatatCAATAAGTcaaattgcactttttcaaaaattccaaaaatcatgaccgaattttgggttcaaaatttttcaaaaatgctcaaaggaGGAATTTGTGAAGATATTTAATTTTCTTGCGTAATTTGAACCCAGTTTGTTCGGTCGCATTACACTTTatcgaaaatctcaaaaatctttacaattttgagccTATAAAATTCTTTTAAAGTGCTCAAACAACGTGTTTTGGCCTTTGAGggaatattctattttttttagcaaactttcaatatatgtattttgattggtcgcagtaaatcttttcaaaaatccaaaaatcatgacctaatttgagctcaaaatttctctaaaatcctcaacaaacatttttgtggaaatattcaattttttcgcgaaattttaacctgttTTGATTAGTCGCAgtaaactttttcgaaaattcctcatatcatgacctaattttgggctcaaaatttttcaaaaacgtttcaaaaaacaaagtttgaGGGTTTTTGAGCACCACCTCCCCTCTCACAATTGTGCAAATGCGAAAATCTAAGACCGgtcttttctgatttttttgaaatatttcaagctgcaggaaaaatatttacctagtTGTAAAGGCAATTAAACGCCCACGCAAGATTTTCCGCCTATAGCAAATAATTCACCTTGTTTCCTGTTGCCAGAGAGAGTGTAAGAAACAATAAATGACGTTAAAAACCTCCCAAGTGCTTCGTGTGATACTTATAGTGCTTGAAATTCTAAACATATTTACCTTTTTCGCCTCCACCCCTTACTATCTCACCATCATACGAAAGTATCGaagtttttcaaacttgtcGAAGAATTTTCAATGTGAAGAGAAGATTTTCCctggtaacattttttttttactttttctgctACAAGTGTACAATTTATTAtgttggaaaataattcaaaatcttcCAAACATTTTTGTAGTGTATATTTTCCCAACACGAACACGAACAGTACCTACGATGAGAGGATTATTTTGTCggaattttcataaacttttttttcatctctctgacgacgacggcggcggcgtgttttcgaatcatttttcaaaaggtgtGATTATTTCGCGCCAGAGGTACGTAGTTGTGTATGAactttgtgtaaaaaaataaaaataattccacTTCGGTCGCGTAttatacaaaatataaaatggCGAATAGGTAAGCTACAAAAGAGAGCAACTGTCattataattattcatttattatGCGAAAACAAAAAGACAACATATTATACAATATGCTGAAAAAATCCTCTCATCTCCGAATGACAAAATGCTTTTTTTACCCACCTACCTATAAAAACGAGTACCTAACACAGATCATCGTTGGTGGCCGCGACAAATGGAAAtggatgtaaaaaaaaaacggattaaAGTTTAATAACAGCAGAGGTCCGAATTAAAACACAAAGGTTGCTGATTATAAGGATTAACGAAGGATATACGATGCGATGGTGGTGATATTTGAACGTCGGTGTagcgtcatcgtcatcgtcgtcattgTCGTTAAAAATAACAGACTCGGGTGAATGTCTAATGTATCCTTTGTAATGAAATTCAGCCGAGCATTTAATACAAAgtggagactttttttttaattctcagttcatcgtcgtcgtcgtgtagtTAAAaggcgtacctacctactacgtaTGCTTTTAATTACTTTAAATTAACAACATCTCAGTTCCTTTTTATCGGAATGCTATTTAGAGACCCGGATTCACCCCTTTTTGTGCTCTATATCGGTGATCTACTTTGAGCTATAAGGATACGTAAATACATAtgcgagtaggtacctaatttcattAAGTAGGTAGACTAAACGATAGCGTCGTATTAGGGTTTTCAGAAAAGGTGGCTTCGTATCATGCTGTATAAAGATATGGGTAATGTTACTCGAACGCctatatttttatacctatggATGTATCAGTAATTCTATGCACCGATGGTTAATACGATTGGCTTCACAGACTCTCGTAAACATATTATCTGCATGGTGTATGAAAGCTTGCTCTAAAGATGCATCTCGAAGAGATGTTGCTTGGCAGAAATTTCCTCATTTATTTCTCGGTTCAGATGAAagagatttgattttcaatctaCGCTATCACTTTCTGTCCATGCTTTGCggattttgatcgaatttctgatttttgtttttaaccATTTAGCACAtgagatattttttaaacatctgttgaaaaatttaaaggagAAGAATCTAATGAAGATGATCAGccagtcatcaatttttgttattaggacatgtttttttttcaatctcgaaAATTATGACTCGATTTTGAActagaaattcttcaaaaatacctacctactcaaaaaaataatttcgtggaaatatttgaatttttcgagaaattttaacctacatatttttattggTCGCATTATATGTacactatttcaaaaatatcaaaaatcataactcaattttcagctggaaattcttcaaaaattcttaaaaaacatttttgtggaaatatttgattttatcGAGAAATGTtaacctaggtaggtacctactagattAGTCacattacactttttcaaaactcccaaaaatcttgactcaattttgagcttaaaattcttcaaaaaattctcaaaaagcatttttgttgaaatatttgagtacctacttttttcacttcAGAATGTTCAATGCTTTCAGCCTTTGTGCTTTATTCAAAGTGATGTTTCCAATTCTAACttgggtaaattttcaaaatacagtaGAAGAAAATAATCAAGCTAATAATTTCACAGCTTGAGCTGGATCTATCCGAAGATGGAGCCAAATCGGAGGAtcttagttttcaaaatggaattcatTTATTCGGCTCACGATGCTATTCTACTTAAAATAGCAAACAGAAATGATACCTATTCGAAAAAACACCTGCATTGCAaacttttaaaatcattcaactgaTTTAGAACGTACctgtcaataattttttcctcgtacAAGATACCGttctaaaaaccattttttaatctttatcagaagaatcgaaaatttaagttagaataaatttttgcatccCAGAGTATTTTTCCAGATGAAGTATTTTCACGTTGAGAAAAATTATGTACCCAtccaaaattctaattttttttcctaaccTTTCTTTGAAGATGAAATCATATGAGTTTACCTTCTATGTACTTCAATGTCTCGTATTcgcaattcaaaattcatactcgattttcactcatttacctgctgggtcattccacgtcaattggaccaagaagtggtaggtgggttcggcgatttttttgaaatttttcctgtagaaagaccttccgaagggatgaccaatggcgcaaatcgcagccctctagcccatttttaacggcagccaggggtgtcaaagttttcagtgaacctaaaatatcatccatttcagcagtggattgctcgataaccgcgatacctaccaaaatgaaactttttcccatagttagaggttttgaaaggcttttaggtgatatcataaaaatcagtgttgccacttttttttgtacaaaaaattagctcaaaaagtttcaaaacgtagttttcatatcgttccgactctcaaaaactctaaaaaaaatatattatggacaactgttcatgctgaacaacatattaaaaaattgggatggtaacttgtaacaaagtcgatttaaaaaaatttaaactttgcgaaaaaatacgattttttgatttaaaacatgaaaagaagttttgattggtaaagttgacccatttgacccctatttttacatatctgttgaaaaagttgaaaaaacccctttcactcaataaaatgaactcatcacaaaaaaatcaaaattcgaaaaaattgaattttcaatttcaaacatcaaaaaaagtttaaatttattcagttgtcttattttgaccactttctgacgtatttcatgaaaaagttgataaaaatctcactcacagtaaaaaaaatgaaattggctttttttttgaattttgatttttttgtgatgagttaatttcaccgagtgaagggggtttttcaactttttcaacagatatgtaaaaataggggtcaaatgggtcaactttaccaatcaaaactttttttcatgttttaaatcaaaaaatcgtattttttcgcaaagtttaaattttttaaatcgactttgttacaagttaccatcccaatttttcaatatgttgttcagcatgaacagttgtctcttaatatattttttttagaatttttgagagtcgaaacgatatgaaaacgacgttttgaaactttttgagctaattttttgtacaaaaaaaagtggcaacactgatttttatgatatcacctaaaagcctttcaaaacctctaactatggggaaaagttccattttggtaggtatcgcggttatcgagcaatccactgctgaaatggatgatattttatgttaactgaaaactttgacaccccctggctgccgttaaaaatgggctagatggctgcgatttgcgccattggtcatcccttcggaaggtctttccacaggaaaaatttcaaaaaaatcgccgaacccaccaaccacttcttggtctaattgacgtggaatgaccctgctATGATACTGCATCAATTTACCAAGTTCGTATCACCAATTATCAGTAATTTGGTTCAAAATGTCAATACCTACTCACGCAATAACACTTTCTAAACGAGAGAAAATACCCACTTGTGGACCTCAAATACTTAATCAATCCATCCactataaaaaaaaagcatgaaaagaTGCACGTttaataagaaaaatgaaaacaaattatcaaaaatcacaattgaaAAACATTGGAAACAAAGCTACcctttttcaatgttgaaaaaatcattgtaaAAAATCGTAACCAGGACGAATTAGACTTTCCATTGGTGTATTGGTTGTTACCTTGATCTTTCattgttgttgatttttcagaaatttgctgTAGATTTCAGCCCATTTAGTAGGGTCTTTGTCAGCTAATTCCTTGACTTATTGTTGGGGAGATTCGTCAATATTGAACGTTTCACTGCTTTGTGCCTCGAGGTGTCCAGCTTTGACATTTTCAACAAGTTGGGTGAATTGTGTGAAAGCAATTGGGTCATTTTTGATTAAATCAGCTATAGTCATTGGTGCTTCGGCTTCGGGGTGTCTAGCTTTGACATCTTTGACAAGTTGGTTGAATTGTTTGAAAGCAATTGGGTCATTTTTGATTAAATCAGCTATAATCACGGACTTACTCTTGATAGCGTTGTTATCACTTTCCCTAGATTTTCCGGTCATTTCTAGTTGTTCAGAATCAGATTCAGCTGAGGATTCTGTTTCTTTTTGGCTATTGATTGGCTGGTCACTTAAACCACTGAAGATTGGTTGACCAAGAGCAACATAAGCTGGCTCTTCGTTGAATAAGGTGTTTGGTATTTGCGCATTGTTGTAGGTGGATTGCATTGTTGATGGCCAGGAGTAAGGTAAGGCAGATGGAGCAGCTTGAAAGTTGGTGAATTCTTCGTCAGATTCAGTGTCTGTGGGGCAAGTACCAGTGGCTCTGCATCCGTATGATGGGGTCAGGTAGGATTGGTAAGCAGATTCACTGCCATATGATCCGCCATATCCATAGCCAGAGCTAATTCCATAACCTGAGCCCAATCCATAGCTGCCTAATCCGTAGCTGGAGCCTAATCCATAGCTAGATCTGTAACCATACCCAAATCCAATTGATGATGGGTAACTACCATAGGAGAATCCATTTGTGACAACAGACTTTGCTGGTACATGGTAAGAAGTCATTGTGGCAAGTTCTTGAACAACTGGAATCTGCACAACACGAGCAGCTACTTGTTGAATGACTTGTTGAGGTAAGTGAACAACTTGGCTGACTGGTTTATCAACTACATGAATGGTACCTCCCTGTAATTGCAAAGGAGCCTGGTAAATTTCTTGTTTGACCAAACCGTACGATGGTATTTTGATGATATGCTGAGTGTACAAAGGATTCTTGATGACCTGTTGCAATTTGGTAACAACAGGTTTATGGATAACTTCGGCGACTTCAGCAATAACTGGTCGATGAACGACTTCCAAAAGCTCAGTGTAGATGGGTTTATGGATGACCTTTTGCGAAACTGAGTAGACTGGTTGGTTAACAATGTACTGGTTGTAAGATACAACTGGTTTTGAGACAGTAGTTTGAGACACAGCTACTGGAGCATGATCAACTGATTGGACAGCTACTGGAGCTGCAGGAAAGACTGGAAGTGAATGATATACCGGAGCAGATTGAGCATATGAAGAAGCACCGTAAGATCCGTAGTAAGGTAAGACTTCACTTGAGTATCCAGATCCGAATGATGGAGAAGAATAACTAGAGTATGCAGCTGGAGTCAATGCATTAACATGTTGCAAACTGGACATATACTGTTGCAAATTTGAGAGCATATGTTTATAAGGCGAATGAGTTCTGGATTTATCCGTTTCTTCCAGTGATGAGGCAGATTTTGCGTCAACAGTGGTTTTCTCATGCATTGGTAGTTGGCTACTTTCATTTAACAATGACGCGGATGGTACTGTAGAGTTATCACTATTTGAGGAAACAACTGATTTGGTAGGGGTAGGAGTAGGGGCTGACAAAACACCGTAGGAAaataagaaaaccaaaattacgaaattaaaaacaccttttgccattttgattgaaaaattattgacgaATATGAATAGGTAAGAAAAGAGTTAATATGAACTATTCACTTCCGATATCGAATTAACACAATATAGCGACACAGCTGCTCGTCATTACTCGTTCATGCAAAGGCAAATGATGCTGAACGGCTGTTCCGTCCGCGGAGTATAAgtatattgaaaaatcacagtTGAATTGGCgagatcagaaaaaaatctaacGCACCACCTTGTTTTTGTAAGCAATGAGAGTATtttatcagtacctactttttatacaGGAAAAGTCTTTGTAATCATAACAGACACGTGGGAGTTTTTATCTCATtcgatgtaaaaataattttttttcattaaatcaaTAATTAGTCATCAATTTATTTGATGCAAATTCTCGAAGTATacagattaggtaggtacgaaaAATTGCACGCCATTAAATGCAATTCATCACAATCGGGTGATAAGATAGATTCGCACATCCACCAAAATCGGTATCTACTCATATTAATTAATAAGCTTGAAGAAATTCAATCATCATGTCCCAATCGTTTTATTATAAGTAAGGGACGTTTCAGTTGATTGGAATCTTGAAAATCTTAACAAAATTTTGGGcacaaaattctccaaaaatgctcaaaaaaatgttccataggaattttcgaatttctcgtgaaattttaatccgctttgataggtcgcatcacactttttcaataggtattctcaaaaattacgaGCCAATCTTATAtgccccaaatttttttaaatgctccaAAAAAGgttcaatagaaatttttgaatttctcgcgaaattttaatgcactttgataggtcgcatgacactttttcaataccaattctcaaaaatcacaagACAATTTCCAGcttcaaattatttaaaatgctcaaaaaaagatttgataagaattttcgaatttctcgcCAAATTTTAATC is from Planococcus citri chromosome 1, ihPlaCitr1.1, whole genome shotgun sequence and encodes:
- the LOC135849953 gene encoding uncharacterized protein LOC135849953, which gives rise to MAKGVFNFVILVFLFSYGVLSAPTPTPTKSVVSSNSDNSTVPSASLLNESSQLPMHEKTTVDAKSASSLEETDKSRTHSPYKHMLSNLQQYMSSLQHVNALTPAAYSSYSSPSFGSGYSSEVLPYYGSYGASSYAQSAPVYHSLPVFPAAPVAVQSVDHAPVAVSQTTVSKPVVSYNQYIVNQPVYSVSQKVIHKPIYTELLEVVHRPVIAEVAEVIHKPVVTKLQQVIKNPLYTQHIIKIPSYGLVKQEIYQAPLQLQGGTIHVVDKPVSQVVHLPQQVIQQVAARVVQIPVVQELATMTSYHVPAKSVVTNGFSYGSYPSSIGFGYGYRSSYGLGSSYGLGSYGLGSGYGISSGYGYGGSYGSESAYQSYLTPSYGCRATGTCPTDTESDEEFTNFQAAPSALPYSWPSTMQSTYNNAQIPNTLFNEEPAYVALGQPIFSGLSDQPINSQKETESSAESDSEQLEMTGKSRESDNNAIKSKSVIIADLIKNDPIAFKQFNQLVKDVKARHPEAEAPMTIADLIKNDPIAFTQFTQLVENVKAGHLEAQSSETFNIDESPQQ